GAGGGCGGGTGCACCCCGATCCGGTCGATGGAGACGACCAGGTCGGTCACCCGCTTCGCGACGCCCGTGTCCACCACCACCGGCTCGTCCGCCACGATCACGTAGGCGCTGACGAAGGGATGGGCGATGGCCCACACGTCGTGGCTCAGCCTGGTCACCGACATCGCCCCTCCACGTCACTCCGGTGTCACCGGGCCACTCTACGATACGCACACGTGTTCTAGAGAGGAGTCAGGATGCTCATCGACTGCGACGAGTGCCAGATGCAGGGCACCCACCACTGCGACGACTGCATCGTGACGGTCCTGATGCGTGCGGACGACCCCGGTGACGCGATCGTCTTCGACGCCGAGGAGGAGAGGGCGGTCCGGACGATGGCGAGCGTGGGGCTCGTTCCGGAGATCAGGATGACCCGAAGACCCCGGGCGGTGTGAACGCCACGTCCTTGTAACCGGGCGGGGCGTGACCCCACTATCGTACGGACATGATCCGCCTGCATCTGCTGGGGTTCACGCCCGACCTCAAGGGCCTGGTGTTCAGCGGCCGCCGTGGGGGACGCACCGGGACGTACTGGGTGCCGGTGGACGACGAGTTCTGGAAGTCGCTCCAGCAGCTGGAGGGGACCCGGGCCGAGCGAGCGGTCGCCGAGCCGAAGCCGAAGGGGCGGCGACGCAAGCTGACCGCCGACGAGCTCACGCTCGTGGAAGTGAGGGAGCTCTTGGCCGGGCGACGTGGCTCGCCCGCGGCCGCCGAGCAGCCTCCCGCAGCCCCCGAACCCGAGTCCGAGCCCGAGCCCGAGAAGGCGCCGAAGCAGGAGAGCCGGCTCTCGCTGCGGGAGGTGCAGTCGCTGCTGCGGGAGGGCCGTAGCGTGAAGGACGTCGCCGACCTCGCGGGTGTGGACGAGGCATGGGTCGAGCGCTTCACGGGCCCGGTGATGCACGAGGTCCGCGGAGTCGTCGCCATGACGCGGGCCGCCTATCAGCAGCGCGCGCGCCTCGGACCGTCGGGGCTCCCGGTGGGAGACGCGGTCGTGCGCAACCTCCAGGACCGCAAGGCGACCCAGCAGACGCTCGAGGGCATCGACGAGGGCTGGGATGCGAGGCGGACGCGGACCGGGCTGTGGCGGGTCCGGTTGAGGTTCACCCACCGGGGCAAGCGGCGCGCCGCCGAGTGGGACTTCTCGAAGGAGACCCGGGAGGTCCACCCCCGCAACGACCTCGCCCGGGAGCTCGGGTGGTGGCCGTCCCCCGAGACGCGGGCGGCGAAGGCCGTCCGGTCTTCGAGCGAGTCAGAGGACGAGGGCGGCACCCCGACGCGCAAGCGCCCCAGCCGGAAGGCGAAGCCGGCCGCGCGCAAGCGCAAGCCGGCCGCCGCCCGCAAGGCCGCGCCTCGCAAGGGCGCGAAGCGCCGGTCCGGGCGCTAGCCGGCTCCCGGAAGAGATCGCGGCTCGGCCCGGTTACGATGGATGGACCCCTCTCCCCCGAGGTCGTCCGACGACCCATGAGGTGATCCATGACCGAGAAGCTCCCCCCGCTCGTCGACCGCCGTGAGGACCTGACGCTCGATGAGGTCCGCCGCTACTCGCGCCACCTGATCATGCCCGACGTGGCCATGGAGGGTCAGCAGCGTCTGAAGGCGGCCAAGGTGCTGTGCATCGGCGCGGGCGGCCTCGGCTCCCCGGTCGCGATGTACCTCGCCGCGGCGGGCGTGGGGACGCTGGGAATCGTCGACTTCGACGTGGTGGACGAGACCAACCTCCAGCGCCAGATCATCCACGGGCAGTCGGACGTGGGCCGCCTCAAGGCCGAGTCGGCCCGGGAGACGATCGCCGAGATCAACCCGTTCGTCGAGGTCGTGCTCCACACGGAGCGCCTCGACTCGTCGAACGCCTTCGAGATCTTCGAGCCCTATGACGTGATCGTGGACGGCACCGACAACTTCCCCACCCGCTACCTCGTCAACGACGCGTGCGTGCTCATGGGCAAGCCGTACGTCTGGGGGTCCATCTTCCGCTTCGAGGGGCAGTCGTCGGTCTTCTGGGCCGATAACGGTCCGTGCTATCGGTGCCTGTACCCCGAGCCCCCGCCGCCCGGGATGGTCCCCTCGTGCGCGGAAGGCGGCGTGCTGGGCGTGCTCTGCGCGACCATCGGCTCGATCCAGGCGACCGAGGCGGTCAAGCTGATCACGGGAGCCGGGACCCCGCTGCTCGGACGGCTGAAGCTCTACGACGCGCTCGACATGTCCTTCCGCGACATCAAGATCCGCAAGGACCCCGAGTGCCCGATCTGCGGGAAGAACCGCACCATCTCCGAGCTGATCGACTACGAGGAGTTCTGCGGCCTCCCCCGGGGTGAGGAGGACACGTCGCTTCAGGACGAGGTCCCGGCCCTGACGCCGTCCGAGGTCGCCGACAGGGTCCGGTCGGGGGAGGGCGTGTACGTCCTCGACGTCCGGGAGCCGTTCGAGGCCGAGATATCGACGCTCCCGTTCACCGACAAGTTGATCCCGTTGGGCGAGCTGTCCCACCGCGTGCACGAGCTGTCGAGCGCCGACGACCTGATCGTCTAC
The sequence above is a segment of the Actinomycetota bacterium genome. Coding sequences within it:
- the sepH gene encoding septation protein SepH, translating into MIRLHLLGFTPDLKGLVFSGRRGGRTGTYWVPVDDEFWKSLQQLEGTRAERAVAEPKPKGRRRKLTADELTLVEVRELLAGRRGSPAAAEQPPAAPEPESEPEPEKAPKQESRLSLREVQSLLREGRSVKDVADLAGVDEAWVERFTGPVMHEVRGVVAMTRAAYQQRARLGPSGLPVGDAVVRNLQDRKATQQTLEGIDEGWDARRTRTGLWRVRLRFTHRGKRRAAEWDFSKETREVHPRNDLARELGWWPSPETRAAKAVRSSSESEDEGGTPTRKRPSRKAKPAARKRKPAAARKAAPRKGAKRRSGR
- the moeB gene encoding molybdopterin-synthase adenylyltransferase MoeB, with protein sequence MTEKLPPLVDRREDLTLDEVRRYSRHLIMPDVAMEGQQRLKAAKVLCIGAGGLGSPVAMYLAAAGVGTLGIVDFDVVDETNLQRQIIHGQSDVGRLKAESARETIAEINPFVEVVLHTERLDSSNAFEIFEPYDVIVDGTDNFPTRYLVNDACVLMGKPYVWGSIFRFEGQSSVFWADNGPCYRCLYPEPPPPGMVPSCAEGGVLGVLCATIGSIQATEAVKLITGAGTPLLGRLKLYDALDMSFRDIKIRKDPECPICGKNRTISELIDYEEFCGLPRGEEDTSLQDEVPALTPSEVADRVRSGEGVYVLDVREPFEAEISTLPFTDKLIPLGELSHRVHELSSADDLIVYCRSGVRSAQATQFLHSIGFTKARNLTGGINAYAQQVDATIPVY